GGGTCGCGTAGAACCAGAACAGCGACGGATCGATCGAGGAGTACGAGTATTCCCCGCCCGCTCCCAGCACGATGCGCTTGTCGTACACGAGCCGCCGGTAGAGACGGGAGGCGCGGCCCTCCGACAGCAGCTGCGAGAGCAGCTCCAGCGCGGGGGCATCCGGCGAGGTGTAGTTGGGCACGTGCCAGGCGATGTTCACGACCGGGAGCTGCGCGCCCTCCTTGCGCAGCAGCAGCCGCCGCTCGTCGATCTGCGGGGGCTCGACCGCGGTCACCGCGGGCGGGGCCGTTCCGCGCGGGATCGCCCCGAAATACTGCCGCACCCGCGCCAGCACGTTGGCGGCCTTCACGTTGCCCACCACGGTCAGGACCGCGTTGTTCGGCCGGTAGTAGGTGTCGTAGAAGGCGCGCAGCTCGGTGGCGTTGATGCGCTCGATGTCGGCCATCCAGCCGATGGTGGGCCAGTGATACGGGCTCGCCTTGAAGGCCAGCGAGCTCATCGCCTCGTACACGGCGCCGTCCGGATCGTCCTCGCTCCGCATGCGGCGCTCTTCCAGGACCACCTTGCGCTCGGAGTCGATCTCCGCGGGATCCAGCAGCAGGTTCCGCATCCGATCGGCCTCGATCTGCAGAATCAGGTCCAGACGATCGGCCGCGATGTTGGTGTAGTAGCCGGTCATGTCCTTGGTGGTGAACGCATTCTCTCGCCCGCCGCTCTGCTCGATGAGCCGGGAGATCTCGCCGCGCCCGCGCGTGGGCGTGCCCTTGAACATGAGGTGCTCGAGGAAGTGGGCGAGGCCCGTCGCGCCCGGCCGCTCGTTGCGCGAGCCGACGCGATACAGGATCTGCACGGCCACGATCGGGTTGCGCGAATCCTCCTGCACGAGCAGGCGGAGCCCGTTGTCGAGCGTGGCCTCGATGACCTGGAGCTTCACCGGCGGGGGCGTCGAGCCGGCCGGCTGGGCGAGAGCGGTTGCGGTGATGCCGAGGGAGAAGACGAGAGCCAACAGCCCGGAGACGCGAATCATGGCGACATGGTAGCACCCCGCCGCGCCGGCGGTGCGCCGGCCCGGTCCTAGGCGCGCTGGGCCAGACCTCGCGCCCGGGCGAAGACCGAGCGCAGCATCGTGCGGGTGAGCTTGCCGGTGAAGGTGTTCTGCTGGCTGGGATGAAAGGTGCCGAGCAGGACGATCCCGTCGTCGGGCAGCCGAACCTCCGCGCCGTGTCCGAAGCGGGGCAGCGGACGCGGGAGCCCGAGCCCGCGCGCCGGGCGGCTCCGCAGGTACGCGTCCCACCCGATCTTGCCCAGCGCGACCACGATCCGCACGCGCGACAGCAGGCGCAGCTCCTCCAGCAGGAACGGCTGGCACCGCTTCATCTCCGCGATCGTCGGCTTGTTGGCCGGCGGAGCGCACCTGGCGGTCGCCGTGATGTAGGCGTCGATCAGCTCGAGCCCATCGCCGGCGTGGGTCGACGTGGGCTGGCTCGCCATGCCGACCTCGTGGAGCGCCCGGAACAGCCAGTCGCCGCTGCGGTCGCCCGTGAACATGCGTCCGGTGCGGTTGCCGCCGTGCGCCGCGGGGGCCAGCCCGACCAGCAGCACGCGCGCCGCGGGATCACCGAATCCGGGGAGCGGACGGGCCCAGTAGTCCTGTCCGGCATAACGCGGCGGCGGGTGCAGGGCGACGAGCTCGCGATGGCGGACGAGTCGTGGACAGCGACGGCAGGCGACGATGCGTCGGGCGAGGTCGAGGAGGCCGGACTCAGCGGAGGCGCTGATTGGCGGCCTTGGATCCGTTGTCCGGCGCGACCCAGGGGCCGGGGCTGCGGACGAAGC
Above is a window of Candidatus Methylomirabilota bacterium DNA encoding:
- a CDS encoding pitrilysin family protein, with translation MIRVSGLLALVFSLGITATALAQPAGSTPPPVKLQVIEATLDNGLRLLVQEDSRNPIVAVQILYRVGSRNERPGATGLAHFLEHLMFKGTPTRGRGEISRLIEQSGGRENAFTTKDMTGYYTNIAADRLDLILQIEADRMRNLLLDPAEIDSERKVVLEERRMRSEDDPDGAVYEAMSSLAFKASPYHWPTIGWMADIERINATELRAFYDTYYRPNNAVLTVVGNVKAANVLARVRQYFGAIPRGTAPPAVTAVEPPQIDERRLLLRKEGAQLPVVNIAWHVPNYTSPDAPALELLSQLLSEGRASRLYRRLVYDKRIVLGAGGEYSYSSIDPSLFWFYATPLPDHTPESVEQALLDEVERLKQEPVPAEELERARNQIEASFVWQQDSVFSRASVLGRFEILGSWRLLEDYLPRLRAVSPADLQRVARTYFPVDRKNVSILLPVPPAAAPAR
- a CDS encoding uracil-DNA glycosylase, coding for MSASAESGLLDLARRIVACRRCPRLVRHRELVALHPPPRYAGQDYWARPLPGFGDPAARVLLVGLAPAAHGGNRTGRMFTGDRSGDWLFRALHEVGMASQPTSTHAGDGLELIDAYITATARCAPPANKPTIAEMKRCQPFLLEELRLLSRVRIVVALGKIGWDAYLRSRPARGLGLPRPLPRFGHGAEVRLPDDGIVLLGTFHPSQQNTFTGKLTRTMLRSVFARARGLAQRA